The Meriones unguiculatus strain TT.TT164.6M chromosome 20, Bangor_MerUng_6.1, whole genome shotgun sequence region ATTATGATGACAAATAATATGTTTAACTCAACATAGGGTGGTAGTGGCCCAacattgccacacacacacacatttaagctTCCATGCTGTTCTCTGACTATAAATAtccatgtagattttttttttcttttctgagacagggttcctctgtatatccctggctgtcccagaacttgaacggtagaccaggctgacctcggactcagggatccatctgcctctgcctcctgactggtgggattaaaggtatgaacgACCACTGAAAGGCTCCCATGTAGAAATTTTCACAAGTGTTTTTGGGAGGgccagaaaatttaaaaatagaaatagtttGACGTTTGACTAGCTGTAAATCCAAGCTACATTTTGGAGTGCACTCATAAAGTATGgtcataattttatttatcatttataaagTTGCAGATTTCCTCAATTCCAGGTGTAGTTTTCCACCCGCCAATGCCTTGCGGCTTTGTTCTGTCCCACCTGTGAGCccgtccccctcccccatcatggTGGGCTAGTCCTCGAAGTCTGGAAGGTCACTGTAGGAGTACTTCTGGCAGCCCGTGCAGGCTCTGTAGATAATGATCAAATGGTAACAGCCGGGCACAAACACCAAAATACCCACAATGAGGACCACAATGGCCCGGCTGGTCCCCACGTGGCCAATGTAGCCTGTCAGCAAAAGGCAGCCGATCACGATGAGAACGGTACCAATCAAAAACTGTAAGGTGGTGTAAATGATGGTCTTATACGGAATCTTAACAGGGCTTTTGTTTAAGACGTGAGAGCTCATGACACCGGAACCTCTTCTAGAGTTACATCTAGCTTCAGCAGCTCAGATCTCTCCTGGAGGTTACGGTGTTCCAGGTCAGTGCTGGAGAACTTCCAATGTTTACTTTGTTCTCAGGGGCTTGAAGCTCAGATCTCTTTCCAAGGTTGCAGTATCCAGGTCAGTGCTGGAAGAgcaatgttttctttgctctcccGGGCTTGCAGCTCAGATCTCTTCCGAAGGTTGCGGTATTCTGGATCAGTACCGGAAAGTTTCAGACGCTCACTTAGCTCCTGGAGATCCCAGTGCTACGTTGGTACGAGTGGGCAGCATCATCGCTAGAATGGATGCCACGCAAAGTGTAGGGGCATCTGAGAAGAGGATTGACGGTTGCTCACAGAGGCTCGTGCGACAGTTTGCTCCGTGTCTCCCATTTGTCTTCACCAGACTAACGGCTTCTGAGAAGTTGTCACTTTTGTTCCACGGAATGGATTTTTAAATCTTCAAAATTATAACTCTGATGGACAGTTTGGTTGTGGcaatatttttgttgtattcttAGGCCAGTTGTAATTATTCAATTTCTGTTATAATTGAAATTATTAGATTTGCTTACATTGACTACATTTTGCTCAGGGAGTTGCCTAGAATTCCACTTTCTGTCTGGTCTCTTCAATTTGTCTAACAAGCAACACCTGTAGTTAATCTCATCCTTCTAAATGGTCAATGTacaggaaggagagaatcagAGATTGGGAATCCTTTCTGGTGTGGCCCCTTCTCTGCGTGGACAGGAGCCCGGCCCTTTCTGCCCAATGCTGGGTAGTAGCCCCCATTCAGCGCCAGGTCATGAGTACTGAGTGGAATGCACCTAGGGCTCTGTTGGTGCCCTCCGGGAAGCTCAGGCCCTGGCTTCTTTTCTAGACAGCAGTTTCCCCGAAAGTTGAGAGACAGATGTACTGTGGAAGGGCCGCCTCTCTTCAGAGCCGCAGCGAGGTGGAAGCAGTGTGGTTTTCTGAGAAGGTTCTAACAGTAGGCTTCCACTTAACGGAGAGCATCTGGGTTCTTTCTCTTCCAGCCTCTTGACTTCATGAATTCGAGCTACAGCTTCCTCATGATTTTTTTATTAGCCTGTACCGGATGTTCTCTTTCTGACCCCTAGACCAAATACGATTTCTTAACAGTGTGTGGATGGGATTTGTTTGTGACACGGGATTCATCTTACCTTCACTGGGAATAGGAATTTTAGATCTAACCTCTGAGATCTATTCCTTTGTGCCAGACATTACCTTATTATCCAAAGAAGAATATAAACTCCAGGAAAGTAATGGTTTTCCGATATATCCTTAGACTGAGATTCTAGAATTCTTTGCTTCCTACAAacctggtttttctttttaagtttactaATATGAAAGCACGGGAGAGAATTTTCTTTGCAATTCTTTACAACTATAACCACTTATgtttaatatgaaaattaaaatcttaaatttgtttg contains the following coding sequences:
- the LOC132649461 gene encoding transmembrane protein 230-like encodes the protein MSSHVLNKSPVKIPYKTIIYTTLQFLIGTVLIVIGCLLLTGYIGHVGTSRAIVVLIVGILVFVPGCYHLIIIYRACTGCQKYSYSDLPDFED